The proteins below come from a single Vitis vinifera cultivar Pinot Noir 40024 chromosome 9, ASM3070453v1 genomic window:
- the LOC104880376 gene encoding receptor-like protein EIX2, translated as MVGSFSYLLCIASLTGFRIEYQMERILVLGFILATLSLMTTEFACNGDVHSGNCLESDREALVDFKNGLKYSKNRFSSWKGSNCCHWEGINCKNSTGVVVSIDLHNSYDSFSDYQNWSSTKLSGEIRPSLKKLKFLRYLDLSGNSFDDISIPQFFGSLKNLQYLNLSNSGFSGAIPPNLGNLSNLQSLDLSSEFSYLWSDNLDWMAGLVSLKNLNMNHANLSMVGPHWAGVLSKLPILTDLHLLGCNLSGSISSLGSSNFSSLAILSISQNAFNSKFPEWLVNVSSLVSIDISNCELWGRVPLDLSELPNLQYLDLSGNKNLEGSCAQLLKGSWRRIEVLILASNNLHGTIPSSIGILCNLKYLNLGFNNLTGSLPTFLEVPENCSSESPLPNLTHLSLSSNQLTGKLPEWLGELEELVELRMDDNNLQGRIPASLGTLQHLTNMWLGTNRLKGTLPDSFGQLSELVYLDVSFNNLIGILSEENFSKLSKLKYLLLSSNSFTLNVSSHWVPPFQIHFLEMGSCHLGPSFPPWLKSQKEVEYLVLSNASISSSIPNWFWNISSNIGWVNLSLNHLQGQLPNPLNLGPFASIDFSSNLFQGPIPLPNRGAYLLDLSDNKFSGPIPQRIGEFMPELWFLSLSDNEIKGTIPASVGQLWNVEVIDLSRNGLVGSIPSTINNCSNLRILDLGNNGLSGMIPVSLGKLKQLRSLHLNKNKLSGELPPSFQHLSNLETLDLSYNKLSGSIPSWMGAAFSHLRILNLRSNAFSGELPSDVSKLDSLHVLDLAENHLTGTIPAILGDLKAMAEEQNKNQYLLYGISSVHYYEESLFVNAKGQVLEYTKTLSLVVSIDLSHNNLSGDFPKEITNLFGLVVLNLSKNHISGQIPGSIWRLHQLLSFDLSSNKLSGTIPPSISSLTFLSYLNLSNNNFSGKIPFMGQMTTFTGTAFTGNPNLCGAPLVAKCQDEGLDKGQSDVEDETDNNFIDQWFYLSVGLGFAVGVLVPFFICTFSKSCYEVYFGFVNKIVGKLVWPKRRVNRS; from the exons ATGGTTGGATCTTTCAGTTATCTCCTTTGCATCGCTTCTTTAACCGG CTTCAGAATTGAATATCAAATGGAGAGAATTTTGGTTCTTGGTTTCATTTTGGCCACCCTTTCTCTGATGACCACAGAATTTGCTTGTAATGGCGATGTCCATTCGGGAAATTGCTTAGAGTCCGATCGAGAAGCTCTTGTTGACTTCAAAAATGGTCTCAAATACTCCAAGAATCGGTTTTCATCGTGGAAAGGTAGTAACTGTTGTCACTGGGAAGgaattaattgtaaaaatagCACAGGAGTTGTGGTTTCAATAGATCTTCATAACTCATATGATAGTTTTAGTGATTATCAGAATTGGAGTTCTACGAAATTGAGTGGAGAGATTAGACCCTCATTGAAGAAACTCAAGTTCTTGAGGTATTTAGATTTGAGTGGCAACTCATTTGATGACATCTCAATTCCTCAATTCTTTGGATcgttaaaaaatttacaatatcTAAACCTATCAAATTCTGGGTTTAGTGGTGCAATTCCTCCAAATTTAGGAAACCTCTCTAACTTGCAGTCTCTTGATCTTTCTTCcgaattttcttatttatggtCTGATAATCTTGACTGGATGGCTGGTCTTGTTTCCTTGAAGAATCTTAACATGAACCATGCCAACCTTTCAATGGTGGGGCCTCATTGGGCTGGGGTGTTAAGTAAGCTTCCAATTTTAACTGATCTGCATCTTCTTGGGTGTAACCTCTCTGGTTCAATTTCATCCCTAGGTTCTTCCAATTTTAGTTCACTTGCTATTCTATCTATCAGTCAGAACGCCTTCAATTCGAAGTTTCCTGAATGGCTTGTGAATGTCAGCAGCCTTGTATCCATAGACATAAGCAACTGTGAGTTATGGGGGAGGGTTCCGCTGGATCTCAGTGAGCTACCTAATTTGCAGTACTTGGATCTCTCTGGTAATAAAAATCTGGAAGGCAGTTGCGCCCAGTTGTTGAAGGGAAGCTGGAGAAGGATAGAGGTGCTCATTTTGGCTTCAAATAACTTACATG GTACAATTCCAAGCTCAATCGGAATTCTTTGcaacttaaaatatttgaacttgGGGTTTAATAACTTGACAGGAAGTCTACCAACATTCCTTGAGGTGCCTGAAAATTGCAGTTCTGAAAGTCCTTTGCCCAACCTCACCCATTTAAGTTTGTCAAGCAATCAGTTAACTGGAAAACTGCCGGAATGGTTGGGTGAGCTTGAAGAGCTTGTGGAACTCAGAATGGATGATAACAATCTTCAAGGTCGCATCCCTGCTTCTTTAGGGACATTGCAACACTTGACCAATATGTGGCTTGGAACCAACAGACTGAAAGGGACTCTTCCAGACAGTTTCGGACAGCTTTCTGAATTGGTTTACCTGGATGTTTCCTTCAACAATTTGATTGGAATTCTCTCTGAAGAAAATTTTTCCAAGCTAAGTAAGCtgaaatatttattattgtcCTCCAATTCTTTTACTTTGAATGTCAGTTCCCATTGGGTTCCTCCATTCCAAATCCACTTTCTTGAGATGGGTTCATGTCATTTAGGTCCTTCATTTCCACCTTGGCTCAAGTCACAAAAGGAAGTTGAGTATCTTGTTCTCTCAAATGCCAGCATTTCAAGTTCCATACCAAACTGGTTTTGGAATATTTCTTCTAACATAGGGTGGGTAAATCTGTCTCTCAATCATTTACAAGGTCAGTTACCAAATCCACTGAATCTTGGCCCCTTTGCGTCTATTGATTTCAGTTCCAACCTCTTTCAAGGACCCATTCCTCTTCCAAACCGTGGGGCTTACTTACTAGATCTATCTGACAATAAATTTTCTGGTCCTATCCCACAACGCATAGGTGAATTCATGCCAGAACTGTGGTTCCTTTCTCTTTCAGATAATGAAATAAAAGGAACCATCCCTGCTTCTGTGGGACAATTGTGGAATGTTGAGGTCATTGATCTTTCAAGGAATGGATTGGTAGGAAGCATCCCTTCGACCATAAATAATTGCTCTAACCTAAGGATTCTTGACCTTGGGAACAATGGTTTGTCTGGAATGATTCCAGTATCATTGGGTAAATTAAAGCAGCTTCGGTCTCTTCACCTAAACAAGAATAAGCTTTCTGGAGAGCTTCCTCCATCTTTCCAACATTTATCAAATCTGGAAACCCTTGATCTCAGTTACAACAAATTATCAGGTAGCATTCCATCATGGATGGGAGCTGCTTTCAGCCATCTTAGAATTCTTAACTTGAGGTCCAATGCTTTTTCCGGGGAACTTCCGTCTGATGTCTCCAAATTAGATTCACTGCATGTGCTGGACCTTGCGGAAAATCATTTGACTGGAACCATTCCTGCTATTTTGggtgatcttaaagccatggcTGAAGAGCAAAACAAAAATCAGTATCTATTGTATGGGATTTCTTCAGTCCACTACTATGAAGAAAGCTTGTTTGTAAATGCAAAAGGGCAAGTTCTAGAATACACCAAGACTCTTTCTCTGGTTGTCAGCATAGACCTCTCCCACAATAATTTAAGTGGAGACTTTCCGAAGGAAATAACAAACTTGTTTGGTTTAGTGGTTTTGAACTTGTCGAAAAACCACATTAGCGGGCAGATTCCAGGAAGCATTTGGAGGTTGCATCAATTGTTATCTTTTGATCTGTCAAGTAATAAGCTCTCTGGCACTATCCCTCCAAGCATATCCTCATTAACATTTTTGAGTTATttgaatttatcaaataataatttctctGGTAAGATCCCCTTCATGGGGCAAATGACAACCTTTACAGGGACGGCCTTCACTGGAAATCCAAATCTTTGTGGAGCTCCACTTGTTGCTAAATGCCAAGATGAAGGTTTAGATAAAGGGCAAAGTGATGTTGAGGATGAAACTGACAATAACTTCATTGATCAGTGGTTTTACTTGAGTGTTGGGTTGGGGTTTGCAGTTGGTGTTTTAGTTCCCTTTTTCATTTGTACATTTAGCAAATCTTGCTATGAAGTCTATTTTGGTTTTGTAAACAAAATTGTGGGCAAATTGGTGTGGCCGAAGAGGAGAGTAAATCGTAGCTAA